In a single window of the Coffea eugenioides isolate CCC68of chromosome 3, Ceug_1.0, whole genome shotgun sequence genome:
- the LOC113764534 gene encoding type IV inositol polyphosphate 5-phosphatase 7-like, whose translation MRDENSKKSKLSWSKKLVRKWFNIKGKAEEFQAHEVVYGGGDVEWRNSFSEREPPTIKKSRTERSSRNFERSRRSRVDLDHPQIINVHNYSMFVATWNVGGKSPPNNLNLDDWLHSAPPADIYVLGFQEIVPLNAGNILGAEDNGPAKKWISLIRKTLNNGPGTSGGSGCYTPSPVPEPIVEWNADFEGSTRQKASKFLPRRSFQTPQCWRMDNDMSIPHPRLDRRFSVCDRVIFGHRASDFDPNARWGHRPSDCSSSQRPSDYSSGYRPSDYSSGYRPSDYSAGCRPSDYSSGRRPSDYSSGRRPSDYSWGQRPSDFSRWGSSDDDYGAGDSPSTVLFSPMSCSGYAPTEDGYGMPAHSRYCLVSSKQMVGLFLTVWVRSELRESVRNLKVSCVGRGLMGYLGNKGSISVSMLLHQTSFCFVCSHLTSGQKEGDELRRNSDVMEILKKTRFPRVQGIGDEKSPETILGHDRVVWLGDLNYRVALSYRTVKALVEMQNWRALLENDQLRIEQRRGRVFDGWKEGKIYFPPTYKYSHNSDRYAGDDLHPKEKRRTPAWCDRILWYGRGLQQLSYVRGESRFSDHRPVSSVFWAEVESVPNRLRKSMSCSSSKIQVEELLPYSHGYTELCFF comes from the exons ATGAGAGatgaaaattccaagaaaaGCAAG CTCTCATGGTCAAAGAAATTGGTTAGAAAATGGTTCAATATCAAGGGAAAGGCAGAGGAATTTCAGGCTCATGAAGTTGTCTATGGCG GAGGTGATGTGGAGTGGAGGAACAGCTTTTCCGAAAGGGAACCGCCTACAATTAAGAAAAGTAGAACAG AGAGATCAAGCAGGAATTTCGAGCGTTCGCGCAGGAGTAGAGTTGATCTGGATCATCCTCAGATTATAAATGTCCACAATTACAG TATGTTTGTAGCTACATGGAATGTGGGTGGAAAATCACCACCAAATAACTTGAACCTAGATGATTGGCTACATTCGGCACCTCCTGCAGATATCTATGTCCTTGG GTTTCAGGAGATAGTTCCTTTGAATGCTGGTAACATTTTGGGTGCTGAGGACAATGGACCTGCCAAAAAGTGGATTTCTCTGATCCGGAAGACACTTAACAATGGCCCTGGTACGAGTGGAGGTAGTGGATGTTACACACCATCTCCTGTTCCTGAACCAATTGTCGAGTGGAATGCAGATTTTGAGGGGTCAACCAGGCAAAAGGCCTCCAAGTTTCTTCCTCGTCGATCCTTTCAGACACCCCAATGCTGGAGAATGGATAATGACATGTCCATTCCACATCCTCGCCTTGATCGGCGGTTCAGTGTTTGTGACCGTGTAATTTTTGGCCACAGGGCTAGTGACTTCGATCCTAATGCTAGATGGGGTCATCGACCCAGTGATTGTTCATCTAGTCAGAGGCCAAGTGACTATTCTTCTGGCTACAGGCCGAGTGACTATTCTTCTGGCTACAGGCCGAGTGATTATTCCGCCGGGTGCAGGCCCAGTGATTATTCCTCCGGTCGCAGGCCGAGTGACTATTCCTCTGGCCGCAGGCCGAGTGACTATTCTTGGGGTCAGAGGCCTAGTGACTTTTCTAGGTGGGGTTCATCTGATGATGATTATGGCGCTGGCGATTCACCTAGTACTGTGCTGTTTTCACCAATGTCGTGCAGTGGATATGCACCAACGGAAGATGGATATGGAATGCCAGCGCATTCAAGGTACTGTTTAGTTTCAAGCAAGCAGATGGTGGGGCTTTTTCTTACTGTCTGGGTGCGCAGTGAGTTAAGGGAATCCGTTCGTAACTTGAAGGTATCCTGTGTGGGTAGAGGATTGATGGGCTATCTCGGGAATAAG GGATCCATTTCAGTCAGCATGTTGTTGCATCAGACAAGCTTTTGTTTTGTATGCAGTCATTTGACCTCAGGGCAGAAGGAGGGTGATGAATTGCGACGCAATTCTGATGTGATGGAGATCCTTAAGAAGACTAGGTTTCCACGGGTTCAAGGCATAGGAGATGAGAAGTCTCCAGAAACAATTCTCGGACATGA TCGGGTTGTCTGGCTTGGGGATCTCAATTATCGAGTGGCCCTTTCATATCGGACTGTTAAAGCTCTTGTAGAAATGCAAAACTGGAGAGCATTGTTAGAAAATGACCAG TTGCGGATAGAACAGAGACGTGGTCGTGTGTTTGACGGCTGGAAAGAAGGGAAGATATATTTTCCACCAACATACAAGTATTCACATAATTCAGACAGATATGCAGGAGATGACTTGCACCCGAAGGAGAAAAGACGAACACCAGCGTG GTGTGATCGCATTCTATGGTATGGAAGGGGTCTTCAGCAATTATCATATGTCCGTGGTGAATCCAGATTTTCAGATCATAGACCAGTGTCAAGCGTATTTTGGGCTGAAGTTGAGTCAGTACCTAATAGATTAAGGAAAAGCATGAGTTGTTCAAGCTCCAAGATACAGGTGGAGGAATTGTTGCCATACTCGCATGGCTACACGGAACTCTGCTTTTTTTAA